CCAAAAAACAACAACACCTAAGATAAAGTTATTCATAGGACCTGCAAAGTTGGTGATGAGCTTGCCCCAGATAGAAGCATTTTGATACTGTACATCCAAAGGAGCGATGCGCACTTCGGTTCCGTCTTCTTCAACAACTGTTGCATCGTGATCTACTGTAAAAGTCTTTTCTTCTTCCAAGACCAACCCCTTGATAAAGAGCTTGTCTTCAAAGTCAAACTGGGTTGCCTGCATAGGAAGAGCCGTTTGATCCAGTTTCTTCCCTGAGAGGTTGATCCGTTTGACCTTACCATCATCAGCAAGTGTTAAACTGACTGGAGTTCCTGTCTTGATTTCTGTCGCATCATCACCCCAGCCTGCCATACGAACATAGCCTCCTAGAGGAAGGATTCGAATGGTATAAGCAGTGCCATCCTTACCGATATGGGAAAAAATCTTGGGCCCCATACCAATGGCAAATTCACGAACTAGAATGCCTGATTTCTTGGCAAAATAAAAATGTCCAAACTCATGCACCACCACAATAATCCCAAAAACGAGGATAAAGGTTAGCAATCCAATCATTCAATATTCCTTTCTTTAAAACAGGCCGAATAAGTGCATCATTGGAAACACAATCAGCATGCTGTCAAAGCGATCCAATACACCACCATGTCCAGGGATAAATTTTCCAGAATCCTTGACACCGAAATGGCGTTTCATGGCACTCTCAATCAAGTCACCAAACTGACCTGCCACACTGAAGAAGGCAGCAAAGAGACTCATTCTATAAATCCCATAAGGAAGAGCAACTGTGCTGTCCACTAACATGAAAATCACTGTTATCAGTACCGCACCTAGAATACCCCCGACAAAGCCCTCAATACTCTTATTAGGAGAAACTCTCGGAGCCAACCTATGTTTACCAAAATTCATCCCTGTCAGGTAGGCTGCGCTATCTGTCGCCCAAACGATAAAAAGGGCCAAAAGTACCTTGTCAAAACCTGCCACCCGAGCATCTAGTAAGGCATTGAAGCCAAAACCAACATAAAAGCTCACAGCAATTGGGAAAGCGGCATCTTCAATCGTATAGTTTTTACTGAAAACGGTTGTCCCTAGCATTATGGTAATCAGAACACTATAGGCAACTACATTCCCATCAACAGGCAAAAATGTTAGGTAATTTTCCAAAGGAACTGTGAGAGCGAAGGTCGCAAAGAGAGTCAATGCACCCTCAATGGTCATAGTCTTTAGCCCCTTCATGTGCAAGAGTTCATGGACGCCTAACATGGCTAACAAGCCAATCCCTATCTGCAACAAGAGCCCTCCTGCAAACAAGACTGGAAGGAAAATTGCCAGGGCCAATACCGCAAACAATGTTCTCTTTTGTAAATCCTTGGTCATATCTTCTCCTAAACTCCTCCAAAACGGCGATTGCGATGGTTAAAAGCAGCAATAGCTTCCTGCAAGGCGGCTTCATCAAAATCAGGCCACAAGGTATCCGTAAAGTAAAGCTCACTATAGGCTGCTTGCCATGGCAAGAAATTACTTAAACGCAACTCACCACTCGTACGGATAATCAAATCAGGATCCCGCAAATCCTTTGGCAGGTGTTGCGTAAAAAGATAGTCCCCAATCATATCTTCTGTGATGTCACCAGGGTTTATTTTAGCATCTAGAACATCTTGAGCCAAGCCCTTAAGAGCTTGCGTAATTTCAGCACGACCACCATAGTTAAGCGCAAAATTGAGAATCAAGCCCGTATTGTTCTTGGTCAATTCCTCTGCTTTTTTCAAAGCTTCAAAAGTCTGCTTAGGCAAACGGTCTGTCTCCCCAATCATCTGAATCTTAACATTATTTGCATGCAATTCAGGGACATAGTTATCATAAAACTCAACGGGCAAGTTCATGATAAACTTGACTTCTTGATCTGGGCGCGTCCAATTTTCCGTTGAAAAGGCATAAACCGTGATGACCTTGACTCCCATCTTGTTAGCTGCCTTGGTCACCTTTTGGAGGGCTTCCATTCCTGCCTTATGACCAAAAACCCGTGGTTGCATCCGTTTTTTAGCCCAACGACCATTCCCATCCATGATGATGCCAATATGAGCAGGAACCTGTGTTGGAACCTCGACTTCTACAGCTTTATCTTTCTTAAAAAATCCAAACATGATCTTATTCCTATTCAAAAATCTATCGTTTCATTATACCATATTTCCCTATTTTCTTCTATTGCTAAGTTATTAGCTCTCCGTAAAGACAAAAAATAAGCCGCCTAATTGGGCGACTTAGTTTTATAGGGAGATTATTATGAAAAAGTTTTAGGAGTTTAAGTTAAGTTCCTCTTAACTTATGAACCTAGTATACCGTCCCTAACTTAAATTTTTCTTAAGTTTTTTGAGAAAGTCAGATTTTCCCATTTTTCTTTCCAATTTTTCTTGGACAAGCGTTCTTGATAGAGCTTCATTCGGTCCTCATTCTCTAAAAAATGAGGAGTTGGGGAAATTTGAAACTTTAAAATATCCTCTAGACCATAGGGCGCAAAGGGCTCTAAAGTTGCATCGGCATGCAAGCGGAGTCCTATCGCCGTACATCGTTCTGGATACTTACTCATGGCATCACGGGAACTCGTGTAAGGCACAGTGTGGGGACTGTGCAGATGCATATAGACCTGATTTTTCAACTCCCACTGATACTGAGGAAAATCCTCTCTCAGTTTTTTCTCTAGGGACACTGTTTCCTCATAAGAAACATCTGGATCAAAGAAAATCACATCCACATCCGTCTCACTATCAAAAGGCGATTTGTCAGACAAGAGATTCCAGATGAAATTCCTGACAGAACCTGCCGCCAACCACGAATCTTTCAGACCAAGGTCACGAATGATGGTCAGAATGGTCATCATATCTGGATTTTCTCTGAAAGCATCTAGAATTTCTTGCTCATTTTTCACTGTATTCATAACCTAAATGCTCATATGCCTTAGCCGTTGCAACCCGTCCAGAACGAGTTCGCATGATAAAGCCTTTTTGTATAAGGTAAGGTTCGTACATATCTTCGACTGTCTCACGCTCCTCGGCAATATTAACAGAAAGAGTTCCTAAACCAACTGGACCACCACCGTACATCTCAATCATGGTACGAAGGATTTTTTGGTCTACATAGTCCAAACCTTCATGGTCTACATCTAGCATGGTCAAAGCCTTATCGGTAATAACATCATCGATAACCCCATTTCCCATAATCTGGGCAAAGTCGCGCACGCGCTTGAGGAGACGATTGGCAATACGAGGAGTTCCTCGACTGCGTAAGGCCAGCTCAGCAGCTGCCTCATGGGTGATTTCCATCTCAAAAATATCTGCTGTCCGCTCAACAATCTCTGTCAAGTCAGCGTGGGCATAGTATTCCATATGACCTGTAATCCCAAAACGTGCCCGTAGAGGATTTGAGAGCATCCCCGCACGTGTCGTTGCACCAATCAAGGTAAAAGGTGGCAAGTCCAAATGAACACTGCGACTGCCCTCTCCAGCCCCAATCATGATATCAATGTAGAAGTCCTCCATGGCACTATAGAGCACCTCTTCCACCGACATGGGTAAGCGATGAATCTCGTCAATAAAGAGAACGTCTCCAGGCTCCAAATCATTCAAAATCGCTACCAGATCACCCGCTTTTTCGATAACAGGACCAGACGTTTGCTTGAGATTGACTCCCAGTTCATTGGCAATAACAAAGGCCATGGTTGTTTTCCCGAGACCTGGAGGACCAAATAAAAGAACATGGTCCAGTGCCTCATCCCGCATTTTTGCTGCCTCAATAAAGATTTGAAGCTGATCCTTGACCTTATCCTGACCGATATATTCACGTAAATATTGGGGACGGAGGGTACGTTCTACTAACTCCTCATCCCCCATGATCTCATTGTCTAAAATTCTACTCATGGCTCTATTATATCAAAAATCCAAGCCACAAACAAAAAAGCCACCTGATTGGGTGGCCTCTTTAGGGAGATTATTATGAAAAAGAAAAGTTTAGGATTTCATTAAATAAAGTTAGGAGGTCTTTATTTAATATCCATATGATACAAGAGAAGACTTAAAGTTAGCTTAACCTATAAATTTTATTTTTTTGCTAGAGATTTTAACTACTACCAGCCAAAGCAGAAAAGTTAGGAGGCAGATACTCACCACTATTAAGTATGTTTCTTCCTTTGTTAAAAGGTTCTGCCAATTAAGCTGGATTCCTAATTTTTCTTGAAACTCTTCTAATAAGCTACTATTCCCCATAAATGTAGTTTCTAATTGCTCCTTCATTAAGACCTGTCTATAGAGAGAAGCAAGATAGGTAGCCGGTGTGCACTTCATGAGAACTTGAGCGAAATTAGGAAGAATTCCCATTGGTACATAAGTTCCTACTAAAAACCCTGAAGCTGTACCTACAATGGTAGCCAATTTACCTAGACTATCTACTGACTGGAAATGATAAATCAAGAGTACATTTACCAATGTTGAAAGGAGACTACTTAGCAGCATGATTAAACTTATTTCAAATAGCTTATTCATAGCTGGAATTTCTTGAAAATAAAGGCTCATAACAATAAGCATAAATACTTGCATAACAAAGGAAATGATAAGGCTACTAATAAGATAAGACAGTTGCAAGCCCCAGCTCCCTAAGTCTGTCAAAAAGAGATCATGATCCACTTGATTTTCACGGTCTTGTACCATCTGGGTCAAAGCTGTAAAACTGGTTGTAATCCCAGTAACAGCCAAGGTTCCACCCATCAGCCAGTTATTTAATAGACTCTTATTATCAGGAAGTTGGGACCAGGCATCCATCAAATTTTTCTGCAAAAAAATGATATAGAGTAGAAAGGAAATCAAAGCTCCTAGTAATGAGAAAAAGACTCCTGAACGATTACGAAAATACAACAAAAAATCACGTTTTAATAAGGCTAACATTAGCGCACCTCTCTTCCTGTAAGAGCTATGAAGGCATCATCCATAGTTCCTGGACGAAATTCAAAGCCAGCAATCTTCTCACGAACTTGGGTCAAATAATCAATCGCTTCCAATTGGCTCTTAGGATAAAGACTATACTCAAACTCATTTTCCTTTTCCACAGGCATATTCTTAGGTAAGAATTTCTCCACCTGCTTATCTTTAAAACAAATTTTTAAAAGATTGGAAGCGTACTCACTTTTAATCTCAGTAGCAGAATCTTGAGCAATAACCTTTCCATGATCTATAATATAAAGTTGATCTGCCTCATCTGCTTCATCCAGATAATGAGTCGTTAAGATAATAGTCATCCCTTCATCTCTTTGTAGACGATACAATAAATCCCAAATGGATTTGCGAGTCTGAATATCTAGTCCAGTCGTAGGCTCATCTAGAAATAAAATATCGGGATTGGATAGGAGAGCCCGAGCAATGTCAACTCGACGTTTCTGTCCTCCTGATAAAGTTCCATAAAGTTGTTTCTGAAAAGCAGTCAACCCTAGTTGATTGATTAAATCTTCCACACGACCACCTTTAATCCCCTTATACTGCTGGGCTCGAATGGTTAGGTTTTCTTTGACTGTCAACTTTCCATCCAATACACTTGCTTGAAAAACAACTCCAATCCTAGTATTGGGCGCATAGATGATTTGACCATTAGTAGCTCGTTTAAGTCCGATTAACATTGAAATCGTGGTCGATTTACCAGCCCCATTAGGTCCTAAGATTGCATTAAAACTCCCTTTTTTAAACTCTAAATTTATATTTCTAACTGCTATATGGTCTCCATACTTCTTAGTGATGTCTTTTGCTTGTAAAATCATATTTCTTTCCTCCTTTTCACACCCTCAGTTTAACAAAAAGGAAAAAGAAAAAATATAGTTTGGTGTTATGTGGTCGAAATGGATGATTATGTGGTCAATTTTATTTTAAAATTTCTACAGGTGAACATAAAAAAAGCCACCTGATTGGGTGACTTCTTTAGGAGATTATGATGAAAAAGAAAAGTTTGGGATTTCATTAAATAAAGGGTACTCAATGAAAATCGAAATCAGACTAGGCAGATAGGCGCAAGCATAACTATAGTTAGCTAAGTCGACTCTAACGAAGGTTGATGAGATTTTCGAAGAGTATTAGGAGGTCTTTATCTAATAACTATATAATACACGAGGAGACTTAAACTTTACTTAAGAAAAATAATTTTTTTATCTTTTTCGATCCACCCAAATCATTCCTGTACAATCATAAGTAGATAAGGTTTCAAATCCCAGAGATCGATAGAATCCCAAGTTTTTTTCTGTCTGTTCGGTCACTAGTTGGACTTGATAGGTATCTTTGAAGTCACCTAAAGCCTCTTTCATCAAGTTGCTACCAATCCCTTGGCGCTGATAGCTAGGCAAAACGATCAAATCCTGGACAAAAATTGATGAAAAACCATCTCCGACCAAACGGACCAAGCCCACCACGGCATCACCATCAAGTGCCAGATAAATCGCTAAGGAGTGAGACAAGGCCTTCTCCAGCATCTGAGGTTGATGGGTATAATTTGTCCATCCAACTGCCTGATAGAGATGCAAAACATCCTCTAGCTTGACAATTTCTTGCCTTCTAATAGTCATCATCTCAATACTTCTCAGAATTCTCTTAAGCTCTTGTACTGCCGTCCATTTTTATCAAAATTTTCAGTAGCCATCCATGCTTCCAAACGAGCTTTGACTTGAGCCCAGTCCTTATCAATCATAGATAACCAATCCGTATCTCTTGTACGCTCCTTATATACGACTGCCTGGCGGAATGTCCCTTCATAGACAAAGCCCAAACGTTCCGCAGCTCGTCTGGATGGCAGATTTAGAGCATCACATTTCCACTCATAGCGACGATAGTTGAGCTCCTCAAAAACATAGCGAGCTAGGAGATATTGAGCCTCTGTCCCTATACGTGTTCCCCTGAGTTCTGGAGAAAAAGTGACAGCTCCCACTTCTATTACTCGGTTATTCTGGTCAATACGCATGAGAGAAAAAGTTCCCAAAGCCTTACCAGTTGCCTTGTCTATAATCACGTAGTAAAAACGGTCCTTACGAGCCAACATCTGATTTAAGACGGTAACCAGTTCCTCCATATCTGCCACTGGTTCCTGAAAGAGGTAGGTCCACATCTCCCGAGGAGTACCTGGACCATAAACAGCTAATAAATCCTCCGCATGCTTTTCCACCGAAAGAGCCTCTATCCGAGCGTAGCGCCCTTCTAAGAAATCAATGGAAGGCAATTCTCCTGGAGTATAACCTTCCATTGACTCACCAATTATCTGACCATATTCATTTACTGGCATTGTTTTCTCCTTGATTCACTTTTCAAACTTTATAATTGCACATAGTATATCATACTTTCATGAAAAAATTCAAAAAATCCTCCAGATTCTACTCTGAAGGATTCCTATCTTATTTCACAACGATATTTACCAGCTTGTTAGGTACTGCAATCACTTTCACGATTTCCTTGCCGTCAATTTCTGCTCTAACTTTTTCATCAGCCAGAGCGATTTCTTGCAATTCTTCGCGTGATAGGTCTTTAGCAACCATCAATTTGGCACGGACTTTTCCTTTGATTTGAACGACGATTTCGATTTCGTCTTCAACCAATTTGCTTTCGTCCCATGTTGGCCAAGCCACGTAAGAGATGGACTCACCTGTTGCAGCAACAGTTTGCCAGAGTTCTTCTGCCAAGTGAGGCGCAAATGGGGCAATCAATTGGATAAAGCCTTTGGCGTAGTCCACATAGAGTTTGTCTTCCTTATTAGCAGCGTTGACAAAGACCATAAGTTGGGCAATGGCTGTGTTGAATTTCATGGACTCAATTTGCTCAGTGACAGATTTAACGGTTTCGTTATAAACCTTGTCAAGAGCACCATTATTTTCCGCAGCAATTTCTTTACTTGTAATCAAACGGTAAACACGGTCAAGGAATTTACGGCTTCCTTCCAGACCTTCTTCTGACCAAGCGATGGAAGCATCGAGTGGCCCCATGAACATTTCATAAACACGAAGGGTATCAGCACCATATTGTTCCACCACATCGTCTGGGTTGACAACGTTCTTGAGCGATTTAGACATCTTGGCTGGTGCTTGCTCCAACTCTTCTCCTGTTTCCACATGGAAGAAAGAACCGTCACGTTTTTCAACCCTATCAGTCGCTACAAGAGCTCCACGGTGGTCACGGTAGCTTGTTCCCAAAATCATTCCTTGGTTAAAGAGTTTTTGGAATGGTTCCTTAGTCGGAACAACACCGAGGTCATAGAGGAATTTGTGCCAGAAACGAGCATAAAGCAAGTGAAGAACAGCATGCTCTGCCCCACCCACGTAGATGTCTACTGGCAACCATTGTTTGAGAAGGTCCTCATCAGCCAATTTCTCAGTATTGTGTGGGTCAATATAACGGAGGTAGTACCAGCTTGAACCAGCCCACTGTGGCATAGTGTTGGTTTCACGACGACCTTTGACGCCATCTTCACGCGTCACTTCCAGCCAATCTGTCAAGTTAGCCAACGGGCTTTCACCAGTACCTGAAGGACGGATGTCCTTGGTTACTGGCAAGACAAGTGGCAATTCACTTTCTGGAACAGCTGTTGAAGTTCCATCTTCCCAATGAATGATTGGAATTGGCTCACCCCAGTAACGTTGACGGCTAAAGAGCCAGTCACGGAGACGGTAGGTGACTTTTTCTTGACCGCAGCCTTTTTCTTCCAACCAAGCCACAATTTTAGCAATAGCGTCTTCTTTGTTAAGGCCATCTAGGAAGTCTGAATTGACATGAAGACCATCTTCTGTGTAGGCAGCTTCTGTTACGTTTCCACCTTCTAGCACTTCTACGATTGGAAGGTCAAATTGTTTGGCAAATTCCCAGTCACGTTGGTCATGGGCAGGAACAGCCATTACCGCACCTGTTCCATAGCTAGCAAGAACATAGTCCGCAATCCAGATTGGAATTTCCTTGCCATTGACAGGGTTGATAGCATAAGCACCAGTCCAAACACCAGTTTTTTCCTTGGCAAGGTCGGTACGAGCCAAGTCAGACTTGAGACTAGCTTGGTGTTTGTAGTCAGCTACTGCATCAGCTTGCTCTGGACTTGTGATAGCGTCAACCAAGTCATGCTCAGGAGCCAAGACTGTGAAGGTCGCACCGAAAAGAGTATCAGGACGAGTAGTAAAGACGGTGAATTCCTTGTCAGTCCCTTTCACTTTGAAAGTTACATTGGCACCAGTTGATTTCCCAATCCAGTTGCGTTGCATATCCTTGATAGACTCTGGCCAATCCAACTCATCCAAGTCATTAAGCAAGCGCTCTGCATAGGCCGTGATTTTAAGCATCCATTGGCGCATTGGTTTGCGGACAACGGGATAGCCACCACGTTCAGAAGTTCCGTCAGGAAGGACTTCTTCATTAGCGATGGCTGTTCCCAACTCTTCAACCCAGTTTACTGGCACTTCCGCTTCATAGGCCAAGCCTTTTTCGTAAAGCTTAGTGAAAATCCATTGTGTCCACTTATAGTAGTTTGGATCTGTTGTGTTAACCTCACGATCCCAGTCGTAAGAGAATCCAAGCGCGTTGATTTGACGTTTGAAGTTGGCAATGTTTTCCGCTGTAAATTCTGCTGGGTCATTCCCCGTATCCATAGCGTATTGCTCAGCTGGCAAACCAAAGGCATCCCATCCCATTGGGTGAAGGACATTGTAGCCTTGCGCACGTTTGTAACGGCTGAGGATATCGGTTGCAGTGTAGCCTTCTGGGTGTCCTACGTGCAGACCCGCTCCAGACGGATATGGGAACATATCGAGAGCATAAAACTTCGGTTTTGATGCATCTGTTCCTGTCTTAAATGTATGATGTTTCGCCCAGTAGCCCTGCCACTTAGGCTCAATTTCTTTATGATTGTAAAAACTCATGGTCTCTCTCCAATTTTATGATGTTACTATTATACCATTTTTGGGGGAATTTGAAAGACGAGAAATGTTCTTTTAGACTTGGATAACAAGAAATACTGAGTCGCAAATCCAACTTATTTAACAGGAAAAAAATTAGCTCCCACTTGGAGCTAACTTCTATTGATTATTTGTCTCTTGTAGCTACTTCCCCTAACTTCTTTAACTCATATTTCTCGTTTTAGATTTCTTTAAGGTTTTTATTATATGATGTAGAACTCTGTAATTGAAAACATTAGGTAAACTAACAGAGAATAATGTTCGTAAAAAGGAGAAAAATTATGAAAAAAACACTATCACTTCTCTATTTCAGCTGGATATTTCTACTTTTGTCAGGATGTTCTTCAACAACAGAAGCTGAAACTAGCATTGAAAATGATACGGATAAGACTTTAGTTGTTTATTCGCCTAACCCTGAAGATCTTATTGAAGAAACAATCCCAGCTTTCGAAGAAAAATATGGTATCAAGGTTGATTTAGTCCAAGCTAGTACTGGTGAATTATTCAAGAAAGCTGAGGCTGAGAAAGAAGCTCCTGAAGCCGATGTCATTTTCGGAGGTTCCTACGCACTCTTCTCTTCTAACGAAAAGCTCTTTGAGCCGTATACTTCCCAAGAAAACGACCAAATTATCCCCGAATATCAAAATAAAACCGGATTCTACACCCCTTATACACTTGACGTCAGTGTCATCATTGCCAATTCAGCTCTTACAAAAGACATTAAAATTGAAGGCTACAATGATTTACTCAATCCCAAATTAAAAGGAAAAATCGCTACTGCTGATCCAAGTAATTCTTCTAGTGCCTTTGCTCAATTAACAAACATTCTTGTGGATCAGGGGGGCTATGAAAATGAGCAAGCTTGGACATATGTAAAAAATCTATTTAGCTTAGTAGACGGG
This genomic stretch from Streptococcus sp. 1643 harbors:
- a CDS encoding phosphatidate cytidylyltransferase, with protein sequence MTKDLQKRTLFAVLALAIFLPVLFAGGLLLQIGIGLLAMLGVHELLHMKGLKTMTIEGALTLFATFALTVPLENYLTFLPVDGNVVAYSVLITIMLGTTVFSKNYTIEDAAFPIAVSFYVGFGFNALLDARVAGFDKVLLALFIVWATDSAAYLTGMNFGKHRLAPRVSPNKSIEGFVGGILGAVLITVIFMLVDSTVALPYGIYRMSLFAAFFSVAGQFGDLIESAMKRHFGVKDSGKFIPGHGGVLDRFDSMLIVFPMMHLFGLF
- a CDS encoding isoprenyl transferase, translated to MFGFFKKDKAVEVEVPTQVPAHIGIIMDGNGRWAKKRMQPRVFGHKAGMEALQKVTKAANKMGVKVITVYAFSTENWTRPDQEVKFIMNLPVEFYDNYVPELHANNVKIQMIGETDRLPKQTFEALKKAEELTKNNTGLILNFALNYGGRAEITQALKGLAQDVLDAKINPGDITEDMIGDYLFTQHLPKDLRDPDLIIRTSGELRLSNFLPWQAAYSELYFTDTLWPDFDEAALQEAIAAFNHRNRRFGGV
- a CDS encoding nucleotidyltransferase family protein, whose product is MNTVKNEQEILDAFRENPDMMTILTIIRDLGLKDSWLAAGSVRNFIWNLLSDKSPFDSETDVDVIFFDPDVSYEETVSLEKKLREDFPQYQWELKNQVYMHLHSPHTVPYTSSRDAMSKYPERCTAIGLRLHADATLEPFAPYGLEDILKFQISPTPHFLENEDRMKLYQERLSKKNWKEKWENLTFSKNLRKI
- the ruvB gene encoding Holliday junction branch migration DNA helicase RuvB; translation: MSRILDNEIMGDEELVERTLRPQYLREYIGQDKVKDQLQIFIEAAKMRDEALDHVLLFGPPGLGKTTMAFVIANELGVNLKQTSGPVIEKAGDLVAILNDLEPGDVLFIDEIHRLPMSVEEVLYSAMEDFYIDIMIGAGEGSRSVHLDLPPFTLIGATTRAGMLSNPLRARFGITGHMEYYAHADLTEIVERTADIFEMEITHEAAAELALRSRGTPRIANRLLKRVRDFAQIMGNGVIDDVITDKALTMLDVDHEGLDYVDQKILRTMIEMYGGGPVGLGTLSVNIAEERETVEDMYEPYLIQKGFIMRTRSGRVATAKAYEHLGYEYSEK
- a CDS encoding ABC transporter permease — its product is MLALLKRDFLLYFRNRSGVFFSLLGALISFLLYIIFLQKNLMDAWSQLPDNKSLLNNWLMGGTLAVTGITTSFTALTQMVQDRENQVDHDLFLTDLGSWGLQLSYLISSLIISFVMQVFMLIVMSLYFQEIPAMNKLFEISLIMLLSSLLSTLVNVLLIYHFQSVDSLGKLATIVGTASGFLVGTYVPMGILPNFAQVLMKCTPATYLASLYRQVLMKEQLETTFMGNSSLLEEFQEKLGIQLNWQNLLTKEETYLIVVSICLLTFLLWLVVVKISSKKIKFIG
- a CDS encoding ABC transporter ATP-binding protein, which translates into the protein MILQAKDITKKYGDHIAVRNINLEFKKGSFNAILGPNGAGKSTTISMLIGLKRATNGQIIYAPNTRIGVVFQASVLDGKLTVKENLTIRAQQYKGIKGGRVEDLINQLGLTAFQKQLYGTLSGGQKRRVDIARALLSNPDILFLDEPTTGLDIQTRKSIWDLLYRLQRDEGMTIILTTHYLDEADEADQLYIIDHGKVIAQDSATEIKSEYASNLLKICFKDKQVEKFLPKNMPVEKENEFEYSLYPKSQLEAIDYLTQVREKIAGFEFRPGTMDDAFIALTGREVR
- a CDS encoding GNAT family N-acetyltransferase, yielding MMTIRRQEIVKLEDVLHLYQAVGWTNYTHQPQMLEKALSHSLAIYLALDGDAVVGLVRLVGDGFSSIFVQDLIVLPSYQRQGIGSNLMKEALGDFKDTYQVQLVTEQTEKNLGFYRSLGFETLSTYDCTGMIWVDRKR
- a CDS encoding GNAT family N-acetyltransferase — protein: MPVNEYGQIIGESMEGYTPGELPSIDFLEGRYARIEALSVEKHAEDLLAVYGPGTPREMWTYLFQEPVADMEELVTVLNQMLARKDRFYYVIIDKATGKALGTFSLMRIDQNNRVIEVGAVTFSPELRGTRIGTEAQYLLARYVFEELNYRRYEWKCDALNLPSRRAAERLGFVYEGTFRQAVVYKERTRDTDWLSMIDKDWAQVKARLEAWMATENFDKNGRQYKSLREF
- the leuS gene encoding leucine--tRNA ligase, encoding MSFYNHKEIEPKWQGYWAKHHTFKTGTDASKPKFYALDMFPYPSGAGLHVGHPEGYTATDILSRYKRAQGYNVLHPMGWDAFGLPAEQYAMDTGNDPAEFTAENIANFKRQINALGFSYDWDREVNTTDPNYYKWTQWIFTKLYEKGLAYEAEVPVNWVEELGTAIANEEVLPDGTSERGGYPVVRKPMRQWMLKITAYAERLLNDLDELDWPESIKDMQRNWIGKSTGANVTFKVKGTDKEFTVFTTRPDTLFGATFTVLAPEHDLVDAITSPEQADAVADYKHQASLKSDLARTDLAKEKTGVWTGAYAINPVNGKEIPIWIADYVLASYGTGAVMAVPAHDQRDWEFAKQFDLPIVEVLEGGNVTEAAYTEDGLHVNSDFLDGLNKEDAIAKIVAWLEEKGCGQEKVTYRLRDWLFSRQRYWGEPIPIIHWEDGTSTAVPESELPLVLPVTKDIRPSGTGESPLANLTDWLEVTREDGVKGRRETNTMPQWAGSSWYYLRYIDPHNTEKLADEDLLKQWLPVDIYVGGAEHAVLHLLYARFWHKFLYDLGVVPTKEPFQKLFNQGMILGTSYRDHRGALVATDRVEKRDGSFFHVETGEELEQAPAKMSKSLKNVVNPDDVVEQYGADTLRVYEMFMGPLDASIAWSEEGLEGSRKFLDRVYRLITSKEIAAENNGALDKVYNETVKSVTEQIESMKFNTAIAQLMVFVNAANKEDKLYVDYAKGFIQLIAPFAPHLAEELWQTVAATGESISYVAWPTWDESKLVEDEIEIVVQIKGKVRAKLMVAKDLSREELQEIALADEKVRAEIDGKEIVKVIAVPNKLVNIVVK
- a CDS encoding extracellular solute-binding protein, with protein sequence MKKTLSLLYFSWIFLLLSGCSSTTEAETSIENDTDKTLVVYSPNPEDLIEETIPAFEEKYGIKVDLVQASTGELFKKAEAEKEAPEADVIFGGSYALFSSNEKLFEPYTSQENDQIIPEYQNKTGFYTPYTLDVSVIIANSALTKDIKIEGYNDLLNPKLKGKIATADPSNSSSAFAQLTNILVDQGGYENEQAWTYVKNLFSLVDGKIASSSSNVYKSVADGEMAVGLTYEDPALKLLNDGVDVKVIYPKEGTVFLPGNAAIIKNAKHMENAKKFIDFLLSQDIQDKLGTETTIRPIRKNAKINKNMKAMTEINIATEDSDYVIQNKSAILKKYNDIFTNIQSKQ